A segment of the Patescibacteria group bacterium genome:
TATATTCTTAAATTGAGAATAATCAGGAAAGAATGTGTCAGCTTCTGGTTCATCATCTACTATCGTTAAATAAAGTTTTTCAGTGTGGGGGAGTGCTTGTTCGTAAATTTGTCCACCACCAATGATAAATATTTCCTTGTCTTTGTAAATTTTTGCTTCTTGTAGCACTTCATCTAATGAATGTTTAATAAGGCAACCGTCTGCTTTGAATTTTTTATCTCTTGTGATAATAATATTTGTTCTATTTGGTAATGGGTTACCAATTGATTCATAAGTTTTTCTTCCCATCACAATAACATTACCAGAAGTAATTTTTTTGAAATTCCTTAAATCATCTGGAATATGCCAGAGTAATTTATTGTTCCTCCCAATTGCATTGTTTTTGCCTAAGGCACAAATAATTGAAATCATAAGTCATGTAACATGTAGCATGTAACACGCAACATTTTAGCTGTTGAGTATTTTGTTACATGTTACATGTTTTGTGTTGTGTGATTAGTATCCTCCAATATTTGCAATTTCAGCTTTAATTCTTGGATGAGG
Coding sequences within it:
- a CDS encoding dihydrofolate reductase; the encoded protein is MISIICALGKNNAIGRNNKLLWHIPDDLRNFKKITSGNVIVMGRKTYESIGNPLPNRTNIIITRDKKFKADGCLIKHSLDEVLQEAKIYKDKEIFIIGGGQIYEQALPHTEKLYLTIVDDEPEADTFFPDYSQFKNIISEENYEQKGIKFKFIELTK